One window of Rasiella rasia genomic DNA carries:
- a CDS encoding UDP-glucose dehydrogenase family protein: MKITVIGTGYVGLVTGTCLAETGNEVVCVDIDADKVAKMKNKIVPIYEPHLDVLFERNINANRLSFTTSLDEGLAHGEIVFLALPTPEDEDGSADLSYVLNVSEEIGKKIQEYKVIVDKSTVPVGTAEKVQAVIAKNAQCDFDVVSNPEFLREGFAVDDFLKPERIVVGSSSDRATALMQKLYAPFVRSGNPIIIMDEKSAELTKYAANSFLAAKITFMNEVANYCEKVGADVDKVRVGMGTDSRIGKRFLFPGIGYGGSCFPKDVKALQKAGRDQGFEFQILDAVISVNKRQKTILLPKIEDYFEHQLSGKKIAIWGLAFKPETDDIREAPAIDVMNALLDKGATLSVFDPEAMPNIKKQFGDKLQYASGMYEALEGADALVICTEWSIFRTPNYQKLKQLLSKPVIFDGRNLYNVEDIHAEGFTYYSIGRKTAH, translated from the coding sequence ATGAAAATCACCGTAATAGGAACAGGGTATGTAGGCCTAGTAACTGGTACCTGCCTAGCAGAAACAGGAAACGAAGTAGTTTGCGTAGATATTGATGCCGATAAAGTGGCAAAGATGAAAAACAAAATTGTACCCATCTATGAACCTCATTTAGATGTACTTTTTGAGCGCAATATTAATGCAAACAGGCTTTCTTTTACCACCTCACTAGACGAAGGTTTAGCTCATGGTGAGATAGTATTCTTAGCACTACCCACTCCAGAAGATGAAGATGGTTCTGCAGATTTAAGTTATGTACTTAACGTTTCCGAAGAAATAGGGAAGAAAATTCAAGAATACAAAGTTATTGTAGATAAAAGCACCGTACCAGTAGGTACAGCAGAGAAGGTTCAAGCGGTTATCGCGAAAAACGCACAATGTGATTTTGATGTGGTCTCTAATCCAGAATTTTTACGTGAAGGTTTTGCGGTAGACGATTTCTTAAAGCCAGAACGAATTGTAGTTGGGTCTAGTAGCGATCGCGCAACTGCGCTAATGCAAAAACTATACGCTCCATTTGTAAGATCGGGCAACCCCATAATTATTATGGACGAAAAATCTGCAGAGCTCACTAAATATGCCGCTAATTCATTCTTGGCAGCTAAGATTACCTTTATGAATGAAGTGGCTAACTACTGCGAAAAAGTTGGAGCCGATGTAGACAAAGTACGTGTTGGGATGGGTACCGATAGCCGAATTGGCAAACGTTTTTTGTTTCCGGGCATTGGGTACGGCGGGTCATGCTTTCCTAAAGATGTAAAAGCACTTCAAAAAGCGGGGAGAGATCAAGGTTTCGAGTTTCAGATTCTTGACGCAGTTATTTCAGTAAACAAAAGGCAAAAAACCATCTTATTACCTAAAATTGAAGACTATTTTGAGCATCAGCTTTCTGGGAAAAAGATTGCAATTTGGGGGCTAGCCTTTAAACCAGAAACAGACGATATTAGAGAGGCTCCGGCTATTGATGTAATGAATGCATTATTAGACAAAGGAGCGACACTTTCAGTATTTGATCCAGAAGCAATGCCCAATATTAAAAAACAATTTGGGGATAAATTACAGTATGCTTCTGGTATGTACGAAGCTCTTGAGGGAGCAGATGCATTAGTTATATGTACAGAATGGAGCATTTTTAGAACACCAAACTATCAAAAACTAAAGCAACTTTTAAGCAAGCCTGTCATCTTTGATGGTAGAAACTTATACAATGTTGAAGACATACATGCCGAAGGATTTACGTACTACTCAATTGGTAGAAAAACCGCACACTAA
- a CDS encoding UDP-glucuronic acid decarboxylase family protein: MKKTVLITGAAGFLGSHLCDKFMAEGYRVVGMDNLITGDLKNIEHLFEKEDFEFSHHDVTKFVHVPGQVDYILHFASPASPIDYLKIPIQTLKVGSLGTHNLLGLAKEKNARILIASTSEVYGDPLVHPQSEEYYGNVNTIGPRGVYDEAKRFQESITMAYHRFHGLETRIARIFNTYGPRMRLNDGRVIPAFIGQALRGEDLTVFGDGQQTRSFCYVDDQVDGLYKLLLSDYSLPVNIGNPDEITILEFAEEIIKLTETNQKVIFKELPKDDPLQRQPNIEKAKEILGWQPKVSRSEGMKTTFQYFKSLSKEELFKSEHKDFSKHNRS, encoded by the coding sequence ATGAAAAAAACTGTTCTCATAACTGGAGCCGCAGGCTTTTTAGGGTCTCACCTATGTGATAAATTTATGGCAGAAGGCTATCGTGTTGTGGGCATGGATAACTTAATCACCGGAGATCTTAAGAATATTGAGCATCTTTTTGAGAAAGAAGATTTCGAATTTTCACACCACGACGTTACTAAATTTGTACACGTGCCTGGACAGGTAGATTATATCCTTCATTTCGCTTCGCCTGCCAGTCCGATAGATTATCTTAAGATTCCTATACAGACGCTTAAAGTAGGCTCGTTAGGCACACATAATCTCTTAGGACTTGCAAAGGAAAAAAATGCTAGAATCTTAATTGCATCAACTTCGGAAGTATATGGCGATCCGCTGGTTCATCCACAAAGCGAAGAATACTACGGAAATGTAAATACCATAGGACCACGTGGCGTTTATGACGAAGCCAAACGCTTTCAAGAAAGTATCACCATGGCATACCATAGATTTCATGGTCTTGAAACTAGAATTGCCAGAATATTTAATACCTACGGCCCACGAATGAGACTGAATGATGGTAGGGTAATCCCAGCATTTATTGGTCAGGCATTAAGAGGCGAAGATTTAACCGTTTTTGGAGATGGCCAACAAACACGTTCTTTTTGCTATGTAGACGATCAGGTAGATGGCCTCTACAAGCTTTTGCTAAGTGATTATTCGCTACCAGTAAATATTGGCAATCCAGACGAGATTACCATTCTGGAGTTTGCAGAAGAAATTATTAAACTTACAGAGACTAATCAGAAAGTAATTTTTAAAGAGCTACCAAAAGACGATCCATTACAAAGACAACCAAACATAGAAAAGGCAAAAGAAATCCTTGGGTGGCAACCAAAAGTATCTCGAAGTGAAGGCATGAAAACAACCTTTCAATATTTTAAGAGCCTATCTAAAGAAGAGCTTTTTAAAAGCGAGCATAAAGATTTTTCTAAACACAACAGGTCTTAA
- a CDS encoding exopolysaccharide biosynthesis polyprenyl glycosylphosphotransferase, whose protein sequence is MIFQRGRYSGFLRPISYILDLTIIFLLAYYFFEDKLLYFQFGVFVLVGWIILSLKSNFYDIYRFTHVSKIMSLIGKQGIVFFLIVFSFFGFYNELDINAWQIVLYVLWVLLIISVIKFTIFFILKRYRSRFGGNSRKVVIIGLNKKTDQLRKFFDKNPEYGYRLKNTFDIKNGDENLDDCFKYITENDVDEIYSSIGQLSNKQLTMLIDFADNNLKVLKFLPDNKEIYSKKLDFDYYGVLPILSMRKIPIDEPFNQFIKRSFDIVLSVLVIVGVLSWLTPILALLITLESKGPVFFKQKRNGLDYKEFNCYKYRSMRPNPMADLHQISKNDPRVTKVGRIIRKTSIDELPQFINVLKGEMSVVGPRPHMVSHTHMYAERIDKFMVRHFIKPGITGLAQVSGYRGEVEDDNHIINRVKYDIFYLENWSLFLDVKIVFQTVYNALRGEEKAY, encoded by the coding sequence ATGATATTTCAACGCGGAAGATACTCGGGGTTTTTACGACCTATTTCTTATATACTGGATCTTACCATTATTTTCCTGCTTGCCTATTACTTTTTTGAAGACAAACTACTCTATTTTCAGTTTGGTGTTTTTGTTTTAGTGGGGTGGATTATCCTTTCGCTTAAATCTAATTTTTACGATATCTATCGCTTTACCCATGTGTCTAAAATTATGTCACTTATTGGTAAACAAGGAATTGTTTTCTTTCTAATTGTATTTTCCTTTTTCGGTTTTTATAATGAACTTGATATCAACGCTTGGCAAATTGTACTCTATGTGCTTTGGGTTTTGTTGATTATTTCAGTTATAAAATTTACCATTTTCTTTATCCTAAAACGCTATCGGTCTCGCTTCGGCGGAAACTCTAGAAAGGTGGTTATTATTGGCCTTAATAAGAAAACCGACCAGTTGCGTAAATTCTTTGATAAGAATCCAGAATATGGTTACAGATTAAAAAACACCTTCGATATAAAAAATGGGGACGAAAATTTAGATGACTGCTTTAAGTACATTACAGAGAATGATGTAGACGAAATTTATAGCTCAATCGGGCAATTAAGTAATAAGCAACTTACCATGCTTATCGATTTTGCGGATAACAACCTAAAAGTGCTCAAATTTCTACCAGACAATAAAGAAATTTATAGTAAAAAGCTCGATTTCGATTATTATGGCGTGCTTCCAATACTTTCCATGAGAAAGATACCCATAGACGAGCCCTTTAACCAATTTATTAAAAGAAGCTTCGATATTGTATTATCTGTCCTTGTTATAGTAGGGGTACTTTCGTGGCTCACACCAATTCTTGCTTTGTTAATCACTTTAGAGTCTAAGGGCCCCGTATTTTTTAAGCAAAAGCGAAACGGTCTGGACTACAAAGAATTTAACTGCTACAAGTATCGCTCAATGCGACCTAACCCAATGGCAGATTTGCATCAGATTAGTAAGAATGATCCAAGGGTAACAAAGGTTGGAAGAATTATTAGAAAGACAAGTATAGATGAACTACCTCAGTTTATTAATGTTCTTAAAGGTGAAATGTCTGTTGTAGGACCAAGACCCCATATGGTAAGTCATACCCACATGTACGCAGAGCGAATCGATAAATTTATGGTGCGTCACTTTATTAAACCAGGTATCACGGGACTTGCTCAGGTTAGCGGCTACAGAGGTGAAGTAGAAGATGACAACCACATTATTAATCGTGTTAAATACGATATATTTTATCTAGAGAACTGGTCTCTTTTTTTAGACGTTAAGATTGTCTTTCAGACCGTATACAATGCACTTCGCGGTGAAGAAAAAGCGTATTAA
- a CDS encoding glycosyltransferase family 4 protein, with amino-acid sequence MKPTPILLVSNYYPPERGAAPNRIQVLANALHRKGYKVAVVCPMPNYPTGKVFAEFKGKLYAKTIENGITIHRLWLWPSKSSNKFLRLCSMLSFSFSLKWFFILKRIPKLVFVQYSPVFVGFTAVLWSRLLRKKTVLNVSDLWPLAGLEMGLLRKGFYYSILEAMERFCYRSSQLILGQSEEILSHIASKKLKTPVLLYQNFPAFTPPTLAAQQTKLPIKIVYAGLLGVAQGISEIVSTINFPAHVEFHIYGDGPEANLLAHPKNLQVIYHGTVARDILHAELATYDIAFIPLAKRIYGSVPSKIFEYARLGLPLLYMGGGEGGTIVSETGLGWVLPVQDYLGLQQFIDDITQDEIQKFPKKLVQERAVANFNFEAQFNSFLRAIDSI; translated from the coding sequence ATGAAGCCTACGCCCATTTTATTGGTTAGCAATTATTATCCGCCAGAGCGCGGGGCGGCTCCCAATAGAATTCAAGTTTTAGCAAATGCACTGCACCGCAAAGGCTATAAGGTAGCAGTAGTTTGCCCAATGCCCAATTATCCTACGGGAAAGGTTTTTGCTGAGTTTAAAGGAAAGCTCTATGCTAAAACAATAGAAAATGGTATTACCATACATCGATTATGGTTGTGGCCTAGTAAATCTTCTAATAAATTTTTGCGCCTTTGCAGCATGCTTTCCTTTTCGTTTAGTTTGAAATGGTTTTTTATTCTAAAGCGCATACCAAAATTGGTTTTTGTTCAGTATTCACCTGTTTTTGTTGGATTTACAGCCGTTTTGTGGAGTAGATTACTTCGAAAAAAGACAGTGCTGAATGTTTCAGATTTATGGCCGTTGGCCGGACTAGAAATGGGTTTGTTACGCAAGGGCTTCTACTATTCTATTTTAGAGGCTATGGAGCGATTTTGTTACCGTAGTTCGCAGCTTATTTTGGGGCAATCTGAAGAAATTTTATCACATATAGCGTCAAAAAAACTGAAAACACCAGTATTATTGTATCAAAACTTTCCTGCGTTTACACCTCCAACATTGGCAGCGCAGCAAACCAAATTACCAATAAAAATAGTCTACGCTGGGCTATTGGGTGTTGCTCAGGGAATTTCAGAAATAGTAAGCACTATAAACTTTCCAGCGCATGTAGAGTTTCACATCTATGGCGATGGACCTGAGGCCAATTTACTTGCGCACCCGAAGAATTTACAAGTAATCTATCACGGTACTGTAGCTAGAGACATCTTACACGCAGAATTAGCGACGTACGACATAGCATTTATTCCGTTAGCAAAACGTATTTATGGCTCTGTACCCTCAAAAATATTTGAATACGCTCGTTTAGGTTTGCCATTGCTTTATATGGGAGGAGGTGAAGGAGGAACCATTGTTTCGGAAACTGGATTAGGTTGGGTTCTTCCAGTTCAAGACTATCTAGGACTTCAACAATTTATTGATGATATAACGCAGGATGAAATTCAGAAATTTCCGAAGAAGTTAGTACAAGAACGTGCAGTAGCCAATTTCAATTTTGAAGCACAGTTTAATTCCTTTTTAAGAGCAATCGACTCGATTTAA
- a CDS encoding phenylacetate--CoA ligase family protein — MTKATLSILNLFDVTMRIKGFPVEEAQARLQEIKQIPEGSYTQYVEDSRNTIFSYHLKHTPFYRRFIADTATAVWEDIPILKKKDLQISLPQRLSDNFNAKKIHTGKTSGSSGTPLHYAKDYFCHALTWAGIIDRFGWYGLDFNTSYQARFYGIPLEFTAYQKERVKDRLSNRYRFPIFDLSEEKMEEFLSVFRRKKFDYINGHTSSIVLFAKFLKRKNIKLITICPTLTHCIVTSEMLFPDDKILLEDQLGVPVINEYGASELDLLAFTNTSGEFQVNSENIYLEIVDDAGKPVPYGMPGRILVTMLYNKAHPFIRYEVGDLGVLDETSTLKKPILKELLGRANDNAILVNGTTVPGHTFYYVAKSSMGEDSIVHEFVMIQNAKDTFTLKYVAERNLNKTEEEALQDALLTYLGVKVILKCERVELLDRSNRGKLKQFISEL, encoded by the coding sequence ATGACAAAAGCCACACTTTCTATTTTGAATTTATTCGATGTCACCATGCGTATTAAAGGATTCCCAGTAGAGGAAGCACAGGCGCGGTTGCAAGAAATTAAACAGATTCCTGAGGGCAGTTACACACAGTACGTTGAAGATTCTCGCAATACTATTTTCTCTTATCACTTAAAACACACCCCCTTTTACAGACGTTTTATTGCAGACACGGCAACAGCTGTTTGGGAAGATATTCCCATACTTAAAAAAAAGGATTTACAAATTTCTTTACCACAGCGATTAAGTGACAATTTCAACGCAAAAAAAATACATACGGGCAAAACCTCTGGTAGCAGTGGTACACCCCTGCATTACGCCAAAGATTACTTTTGTCACGCACTAACTTGGGCAGGAATTATAGACCGCTTTGGTTGGTATGGGCTTGATTTTAATACTTCGTATCAGGCGCGTTTTTATGGTATTCCGTTAGAGTTTACTGCATATCAAAAAGAACGTGTAAAAGATCGCTTAAGCAATAGGTATCGCTTTCCAATATTCGATCTTTCTGAAGAAAAAATGGAAGAATTTCTAAGCGTTTTCCGAAGAAAAAAGTTTGACTATATCAACGGGCATACGAGCTCTATCGTACTCTTTGCAAAATTTCTGAAACGAAAGAATATAAAATTAATAACTATCTGTCCTACCTTAACGCATTGCATTGTAACAAGTGAAATGCTGTTTCCAGACGACAAAATTTTACTAGAAGATCAACTTGGCGTTCCAGTAATAAACGAATACGGCGCTAGCGAACTCGACCTTTTGGCATTCACCAACACAAGCGGAGAATTTCAGGTTAATAGTGAAAATATCTATCTTGAAATTGTAGATGATGCAGGCAAGCCTGTACCCTATGGAATGCCCGGGAGAATTTTAGTAACCATGTTGTATAATAAGGCCCATCCCTTTATTCGATATGAAGTAGGAGATTTAGGTGTTCTAGACGAAACCTCAACCCTTAAAAAACCGATTTTAAAAGAACTGCTAGGACGTGCTAACGACAACGCTATTTTGGTAAACGGAACGACTGTTCCTGGACATACATTTTATTATGTTGCCAAAAGTTCCATGGGAGAAGATAGCATCGTACATGAATTTGTGATGATACAAAATGCAAAAGACACCTTCACGTTAAAATATGTTGCAGAACGTAACTTAAATAAAACCGAAGAAGAAGCATTACAAGATGCCTTGCTAACATATCTGGGAGTTAAGGTTATACTGAAATGTGAGCGCGTAGAACTCCTTGATCGTAGCAATCGCGGAAAATTAAAACAATTTATTTCTGAACTATAA
- the purD gene encoding phosphoribosylamine--glycine ligase, protein MNILILGAGGREHTFAHQIVKSNQCTKLFVAPGNAGTAKIATNITLSVTDFQAIKQCVISNEITMVVVGPEDPLVQGIANFFSEDDALKEVMLIGPSKRGALLEGSKERAKEFMLQHNIPTAAYASFTAKSLEAGKQFLDTLEAPYVLKADGLAAGKGVLILQDLNEAKAELEAMLSGKFGDASTTVVIEEFLDGIELSVFVLTDGKNYKVLPTAKDYKRIGEGDVGLNTGGMGAISPVPFADETLMQKIEERIVKPTVQGLQEENIDYKGFIFIGLIKVNDEPYVIEYNVRMGDPETEVVLPRIQTDLVSLLQATYQQKLDEVELSIDVRAATTVMVVSGGYPEAYEKGKQIQGADAIEDSLVFHAGTAEKEGALVTNGGRVIAITSLDDDFRKALKKSYQNIEKLHFDRMYYRTDIGFDL, encoded by the coding sequence ATGAATATACTAATTTTAGGAGCTGGGGGTAGAGAGCACACGTTTGCACATCAGATAGTTAAAAGTAACCAATGTACCAAACTTTTCGTGGCGCCTGGTAATGCAGGAACGGCTAAAATAGCTACCAATATTACGCTAAGTGTTACAGATTTTCAGGCTATTAAACAATGTGTTATTTCTAATGAGATTACCATGGTGGTAGTAGGTCCTGAAGACCCGCTAGTGCAAGGGATAGCAAACTTTTTTTCCGAAGATGACGCACTAAAAGAGGTTATGCTTATTGGTCCTTCAAAAAGAGGTGCTTTGTTAGAAGGAAGTAAAGAACGAGCAAAAGAGTTTATGCTGCAGCATAATATACCCACTGCGGCTTATGCTAGCTTTACTGCCAAAAGTCTTGAAGCGGGCAAACAGTTTTTAGACACTCTAGAAGCGCCATATGTGCTTAAAGCAGATGGTCTTGCAGCAGGAAAAGGGGTGTTAATCTTACAAGATTTGAACGAAGCCAAAGCAGAATTAGAAGCCATGCTAAGCGGGAAGTTTGGTGATGCCAGCACTACTGTAGTGATTGAAGAGTTCTTAGACGGCATTGAGCTTAGTGTGTTTGTATTAACCGATGGTAAGAATTATAAAGTATTACCAACAGCAAAAGACTACAAGCGCATAGGAGAAGGTGATGTGGGCTTAAATACAGGGGGCATGGGCGCTATTTCTCCGGTTCCATTTGCAGATGAAACCCTAATGCAAAAAATTGAAGAGCGAATAGTAAAACCAACCGTTCAAGGGCTTCAAGAAGAAAACATAGATTATAAAGGATTTATATTCATCGGACTTATAAAGGTGAATGATGAGCCGTATGTTATAGAATACAATGTACGTATGGGAGATCCCGAGACAGAAGTTGTATTGCCTCGCATACAAACAGATTTAGTTTCGTTATTACAAGCCACCTACCAACAAAAGCTAGATGAGGTTGAACTGTCTATAGATGTTCGAGCAGCAACTACAGTGATGGTTGTCTCTGGGGGCTATCCTGAGGCTTACGAAAAAGGGAAACAAATACAGGGAGCAGATGCTATAGAAGATTCTCTTGTATTTCATGCAGGAACGGCAGAAAAAGAGGGTGCTTTGGTAACCAATGGAGGCCGTGTTATTGCAATTACGTCCTTAGATGACGATTTCAGAAAAGCGCTAAAAAAATCCTATCAAAACATAGAGAAACTACATTTCGATAGGATGTATTATAGAACCGACATCGGTTTTGATTTATAA
- a CDS encoding DUF6341 family protein, with protein sequence MTFKEVFEGIQSFTESVLFAPYDALRLGTESWAMSNVVNWLLSIVGFVAFIYWMGQLKKFNENNEEDRSQTSHGYLGDAPEN encoded by the coding sequence ATGACTTTTAAAGAAGTTTTTGAGGGAATACAATCGTTTACAGAGTCTGTTCTTTTTGCTCCCTATGATGCCTTACGATTGGGCACAGAAAGTTGGGCTATGAGCAATGTGGTAAATTGGTTACTTTCTATTGTTGGTTTTGTTGCCTTTATATACTGGATGGGCCAGTTAAAGAAATTTAACGAAAATAACGAAGAAGACCGCAGCCAGACATCACACGGTTATCTGGGTGATGCCCCTGAAAACTAG
- a CDS encoding DUF6427 family protein produces the protein MLTNFFGKSKPINFFLCAFLLLIALLGGIYVSNSGAIISKEVLVKTGLFLLLVFSMLLLDFIIRKNSLTQTNTFAVFLFVCFIAMVPNIFSEANIVISSVFVLLAVRRIVSLGSELNIEKKILDAAFYITIASLFHFWCILFLLPLYWAVIKISTQSFRLFFIPIVGVVTVLILACTYHLVYSDTIAWFYDWISFSSFNFAAYNELALLIPSAVMGTLFLWVFVVRLLKASSMPRKLQTNYKLITVILMLSIVVSAFSPVKSGAELLFIMAPLAVATTNYMERVNDFWFQEMVLWVVALLPFGMFFL, from the coding sequence ATGCTCACAAATTTTTTTGGCAAATCTAAACCCATAAACTTTTTTTTGTGCGCATTTCTTTTACTTATTGCGCTACTAGGGGGTATATATGTTTCTAATTCTGGTGCTATCATAAGTAAGGAAGTACTTGTAAAAACCGGATTATTCCTTCTTCTCGTATTTTCCATGCTTCTTTTAGACTTTATTATTCGGAAAAATTCGTTAACACAGACCAATACATTTGCGGTGTTCTTATTTGTCTGTTTTATAGCCATGGTTCCCAATATCTTTTCTGAAGCTAATATTGTAATTTCATCTGTATTTGTTCTATTGGCTGTGCGGCGCATTGTGAGTTTAGGATCTGAACTGAACATAGAGAAAAAAATACTCGACGCTGCCTTTTATATTACCATTGCTTCTCTTTTTCACTTCTGGTGCATACTGTTTCTTTTGCCTCTGTACTGGGCAGTTATTAAAATTTCTACACAAAGCTTTAGACTATTTTTTATTCCTATTGTAGGTGTAGTTACTGTGCTTATTCTTGCATGTACCTATCATTTGGTGTATTCTGATACGATTGCTTGGTTTTACGATTGGATTTCATTTTCGTCTTTCAACTTTGCGGCTTATAATGAATTGGCGCTTCTTATACCTTCTGCCGTAATGGGCACCTTATTTCTTTGGGTATTTGTGGTAAGATTGCTCAAGGCATCATCTATGCCACGTAAATTGCAAACTAATTATAAGCTAATTACGGTAATATTGATGCTTTCGATTGTTGTGAGCGCTTTCAGCCCGGTAAAATCGGGTGCAGAATTGCTCTTTATAATGGCGCCTCTTGCTGTGGCTACAACAAATTACATGGAAAGAGTTAATGATTTTTGGTTTCAGGAAATGGTATTGTGGGTTGTAGCGTTACTTCCTTTTGGAATGTTTTTTTTATAG
- a CDS encoding DUF4254 domain-containing protein, translated as MFSDKANKIFLEAIVKYHVKDDVNQSFENEYDENEDLLEHLLYRKCWIDTVQWHYEDIIRDPNIDPVSALALKRKIDASNQDRTDMVEYIDSYFLKKYEDVTPNKDATINTESPAWGVDRLSILALKIYHMNEEATRETATLEHRNACKKKLDVLLEQRVDLSTAIDQLLHDIANGSKYMKVYKQMKMYNDDELNPVLRKEK; from the coding sequence ATGTTCAGTGATAAAGCAAATAAGATATTCTTAGAAGCAATTGTAAAATACCACGTCAAAGATGATGTAAATCAATCTTTTGAAAATGAGTATGATGAAAACGAAGATTTGTTAGAGCATTTATTGTACAGAAAATGCTGGATAGACACGGTGCAATGGCATTACGAAGACATTATACGCGACCCCAACATAGACCCAGTATCTGCACTTGCTTTAAAAAGAAAAATTGACGCCTCTAACCAAGACAGAACAGATATGGTAGAGTATATAGATAGTTACTTTTTGAAAAAGTATGAAGATGTAACTCCAAATAAAGATGCTACTATTAACACAGAAAGTCCAGCTTGGGGTGTAGATAGACTTTCAATTTTAGCATTGAAAATCTATCACATGAATGAAGAGGCAACTAGAGAAACGGCGACTTTAGAACATCGCAACGCCTGTAAGAAAAAGCTTGATGTACTACTAGAACAGCGCGTAGATTTAAGCACTGCCATAGACCAGTTACTTCACGATATTGCCAATGGTTCGAAATACATGAAAGTATACAAGC